The sequence below is a genomic window from Sorangiineae bacterium MSr12523.
ACGGGCCTCTCCGTCCGCCGTGCCGACCTCACCTCCGACGAGGCCGCGGCGCTCATCTGCGCGCTCAACCACGAGCTCGCGTCGATGTATTCCGAGCCGGGGGCCAACCATTTCCACTTGGATCCGGCCCAGGTCACCGGCGACCGCGGCGCCTACGTCATTGCGTACCTCGAGGACGAACCCGCGGGCTGCGGCGCCGTGCGCGCATACGACGACGGCACCGCCGAACTCAAGCGCATGTTCGTCGTCCCGCGCTGGCGGGGCCTGGGCATCTCCACGCGCATCCTGCGCACCCTCGAGGAACACGCCGCGAGCCTCGGCGTGAAACGCGTCCTCCTCGAAACCGGGACGCGGCAAACGGAAGCAATCGCCTTGTACGAACGCGCAGGCTATTCGCGCATTCCACTCTTCGGCGAATACGTCCATTCACCGCTCACCAGCATTTGCATGGGCAAATCTCTATAGAAGGTGGGGCCGCTCTTTGGCGATCTTCAACACGAATTCGCCAAAGAGCGTATTGCCCCAGGCGAACCACGAGCGCGTGAAGTCGTTCGCGTTGTCCTTGTGGAAGGCCTCGTGCATCACGCCCGTGCTTGCATCCGTGCGGACCAGCGTATCCAGCGCCGTCTTGATCTCGCCCTCGTCGTCGCTGGTCAGTCCACGCATGATGATGGCCATGGGCCAAATGTAGTCGAGCCCCACGTGCGGCCCGCCGATGCCCTCGCCGGCCGCACCTTGGAAAAAGTACGGATTGTGCGTGCTGAGCGCGAATTGCCGCGTCGCGCGGTAAAGACCATCGCGTGCATCGACCGCACCGAGGTACGGCAGTGCGAGAAGGCTCGGAACATTGGAATCGTCCATGAATAGGCGATTGCCAAAGCCATCCACCTCGTACGCGTACATGGGGCCGAAGCGCTCGTGCAATGCAATGGCATGCCGCCGAACGGCCCGCTCCACCTCCAGGGCCAAGTCCCACGCCGACGACGCCAGTGCCGTATCGTGCAGCACCTCGTTCGCGATCTCCGACACCTGCTTCAACGCCACCACGGCAAACAGATTGGCCGGAATCAGGAACGGATAAATCGTGGCATCGTCGCTCGGCCGAAAAATCGAGCAAATGAGCCCCACCGGCTTGATCGGGTTCCCATACCCGCGGCCCGGCGCCGTATCGGTTGCCGTGGGTGTGTTGCGCTGAAAATGGTACGGCCCCTTGCTGGTCTTGCGCTGCTGCGCGCGCAGCGTCGACACGATGGCCGTGGCGGCCTTTTGCCAGGCCGAATCGAACGGGCTCGTGTCGCCCGTGATCTTCCAATATTCGTGCGCCAAGCGCACCGGATAACAGAGCGAATCGATTTCGTACTTCCGCTCCCAGAGTTCCAGCTTCATGTCCGTGAGATCGCTCTGCCACGGACCGCCCGTGGGGCCGTTGTTGAAGGCATTGGCGTACGGATCGAGCAGGATGTTCTTCGTGTGCCGGCGGATGACCCCGGATATCAACTTTCGCAGAGGTTCATCCTCGGTCACGAAGGGTAAGTACGGCCATACTTGCGCCGACGAATCCCGCTGCCACATCGCCTCGATGTCGCCCGTGATCACGAAGGTGTCCGGCGTGCCGCCGTTCTCGGAATAGAAGACCGTGGTGTCGAGCGTGTTCGGGAAACAATTCTCGAACATCCATGCGAGCTTCCGATTGCGAATCCGAGGTTTGACCTTGGCGATGACGTCTTCGACGGCCTGGCTGACGAAGCGCCTCTCGCCAACCGGCGGCCGTTGCGAGGGGTAGCTGCCGTCGGGGCCCGGCTCCACGGGTTTCGGATCATACCTTGCCGCAACAGCGGCCAGTGAGATGGAGGTACTTTCGGACGACGCGTTCTCCGCGCAGCCTGCTGCACTTGCCACGGCGGCAAATCCGCCCAACTTCAGAAACGAACGTCTATCCTGGGTTGTGGTCGTGGTCATGTTGTTCTCTCCATTCGAAGAAAGACTGGCCATTCCTACCACGCACAAGGTACGATCGCGCGTTTGCTACCCCGCTCACGGGAGGACGTTATGGCTTCATGGTCACGTCGAATGCTCGTTGCGCACTGTGTTGTCGCCCTGTCAGGTTTGGCCGTATCGATTTCCGCCTGTAAAAAGAGCGGCGGCGACGAGGGAGGACCCATCAAGATTGGCGTACCGGTGCCACTTTCCGGCGATAGTGCATCCGCCGGGCAGGACATCCTCGCCGGCGCCAAGGTCGCCGCCGCCGAGATCAACGAGGCGGGCGGCATCAAAGGACGCAAAATCGAAATCGTGGAGGCGGATGACGCATGCACTCCGCAGCAATCCGCGCAGGCCGCCCAGAAATTGGTCAACTCCGGTGTTGTCGCGGCCGCTGGAGGCTACTGCTCCGGCGCGGCCGTTCCCGCGGCCCCCATCTTCGGCCGCGCCAATGTCCCGTTCGTGCTCGACGCATCGACCAACCCCGTGCTGACTGACGACGGCCAGGGCAAAGTGTTCCGCACCTGCGGCCGCGACGATCGCCAGGGCGAGTTCGCCGCCAAGTTCATCGTCGACACGCTCCACGCCAAGCGCGTGGCCATCCTGCATGACAACACCACGTACGCGAAGGGCCTCGCCGAGGCGGCCGCGGCCTCCATCAAGAAGAATGGGCAAGCCGAAGTTGCCTACTTGGATGCCCTCACCTCCGGCCAATCCGACTACACGCCGGTGCTCACCAAGATTGCTGGCTTGAAGCCGGACGTCCTCTACTTCACCGGGTACTTCGCCGAGGCGGGGTTGTTGCTAAAGCAGCGAAAGCAACTCGGGCTGACCTTCCAGATGGTGGGCGGCGATGCGACCACCGACGCAAGCGCACTGCGCACGGCGGGCGATACCGCGGAAGGCTTCATCGCCACCACCGCGCCGCTCCCCACCACGCTTCCGTCGGCGGCCGACTTCGTGCGACGCTACAAGGCCATGAACAACGGCGGCGAGCCGGGGCCGTTCTCGGCCTACGAGTACGATGCCATCAAGGTGCTGGCCAAGGCCATCGACAAGGGCGGCACCACGGATCTCATCAAGACGCTGCACGGCCTCGAGGAGCAACAGGGGATTACGGGCTCCATCGCCTTCGACGACAAGGGCGACCGCAAGACCTTGAACTTCATCGCCGTCACGGTGCAGGGCGGCAAGTACACGGCGTACAAACCGTGACCGACTTTCTGCAGTACCTCGTCAACGGGCTCACCATCGGGACCTTCTTGGCGCTCATCGCCTTGGGGTACTCGATGGTGTACGGCGTGCTCCGGCTGATCAACTTCGCCCACGGCGACGTCTTCATGGTCGGCTCCTTTGCAGGCCTGGCCGTGCTGACCGGCGCCTCCTCCTCCGCGCCCGCCACGACCGCGTTGCTCATTGCCGGCGCCGTGCTCGCGGGATCGCTCGTGTCGGGCGTCCTCGGTGTGGGCATCATGCGCATCGCCTACGCGCCACTATTGCGCGCGCCGAAGATCTCGCTCCTCATCGGCGCCATCGGCGTCTCCTTCGCACTCGAAGAAGCGGTGAAGCTCCTGACGCACGCGGGCTTTCGCTCCTACCCGCACGTGCTCCCGCAGACGATGCTCCTCTCCGGGCCGGTTCGTATCAGCTACAGCCAGGTGGTTCTCGTCCTGCTGGCCCTCGGCCTCATGTTCGGCCTCTGGGCCTTCATCACCCGCACCGTGCGCGGCACCGCCATGCGCGCCCTGGCCATGGACTCCGACGCCGCGCGTCTCATGGGCATCGACGTCGAGCGCGTGGTGCTGACCACCTTCTTCATCGGCTCCGTCCTCGCGGGCACCGCGGGCGTGATGTACGGGCTTTACTACACGCAGATCAACTTCGCCGTCGGCTTCTTGGTCGGCCTGCGCGCCTTCACCGCCGCGGTGCTCGGCGGCATCGGCAACATGGTCGGCGCCGCCGTGGCGGGCATCCTCATCGGCCTCGTGCAGTCCTTTGCCGCGGGTTACGTCTCCTCGCGCTGGGCGGACGTCATCATCTTCGGGGTGCTCATCGGCGCTCTGGTGCTGCGGCCGCACGGCCTCTTCGGGGAACGCGTGGCGGAGCGCGTGTAGATGAACGATCTGCGACGGCAGGCTCTCATCTGGGCAGCCCTCTTGGTGGCGGCGGGTATTTCCGTCCAATTCTTATCGGATTACGCCGTCACCGTTTTTGCCACCATTCTCATTTACGGCATTCTCGGATTGGGCATCAACGTCGTGGTCGGATATGCCGGCCTGCTCGATTTGGGCTTTGCCGCCTTTTATGCCATTGGCGCGTACACGTCCGCGCTGCTCATGTTGAAGTGCGGCTGGGGCTTCTGGGGCACGTTGCCCGTCTCCGTGGCGGTGGCCGCGGGTGCGGGCGCCATCATCGGATACCCCACGTTGCGTTTGCGCAGCGATTACCTGGCCATCGTCACCTTGGGCTTCGGCGAAATCACGCGCATCACCGTCACCAATTTGGATATCACCGGCGGCCCCAATGGCCTCACCGGCGTGCCCCTCATCAGCGTCTTTTCGCACGAACTGCGCGGGCCCGAGGAGTTCTTCTACCTGGTGCTCGCCTTCTTCGCCGCGGTGCTTGCATTGAGCCTTCTGCTCGGGCGCTCGCGGCTCGCCTATGCGTGGCGCGCCATCCGCCAAGACGAGAACGCGGCCGAGGCCGTGGGCGTGCGCACCGTCCGGGCGAAGATGCTCGCCTACGTCATTGCCGCGGGCATCGGCTCCATCGCGGGTCCGCTTTCGGCGGCGCAGCTGGGGACCGTCGACCCCTCGAACTTCACCTTTCTCACGTCGCTCTTCATCCTGCTCATCGTCGTGATTGGCGGCATGGGCAGCTTGCCCGGTGCCATGTTGGGTGCGGTGCTCGTCGTGGCGCTGCCCGAGGTGCTTCGCTCGGTGCAGGACTACCGCAACCTCGTCTTCGCCTTGCTCCTGGTGGGCGTCGTGCTGGTGCGCCCGCGTGGCTTGTGGCCCGCGCGCTTCCGGCACATGGATCCGGAACGCGGCAAGGACACCACGTCGCCGGTGCGCACTTCCGGCACCGATCCGCTGCTCGACGTGCGCGGCATCACGCGGCAGTTTGGCGGCGTCACCGCGGTGGACAACTTCGATCTCACCTTGAAAGCGGGCGAAATCGTCAGTCTGATCGGCCCCAACGGCGCCGGCAAAACGACGACGTTCAACTGCATCACCGGCATAGTCCCGCCCACCCGGGGCCAGGTCACCCTCCACGGGAAAGCCCTCACCGGCCTGCCTCCGCATCGCGTTGTCGAAGAGGGCATGGCCCGCACGTTCCAAGGCATTCGCCTCTTCGACGAGATGACCGTCGCGGAAAACGTGCTGCTCGGTGGCTTCGCACGGCATCCGGCCCTCGTGGGTCACTTCGGCGAGGGCGCCCTGCTCGGGCCCCGCCCCGCGGAGCTCGCCGTGGTGCGCTGGTGCCTCGACTTCGTCGGCCTGCGTGCCCTCGCGGACCGCACCGCGGGCACCTTGTCGTACGGCGAGCGCCGGCGCGTCGAAATTGCGCGTGCCCTGGCGAGTGGGCCCTTCGTCGTCCTCCTCGACGAGCCCGCTGCTGGGGCGAGCCCCGGTGAAAAGCAAGCGCTCATGGACCTCATCACGCGCATCCGCACCTTGGGTGTGGCCGTCGTCCTCATCGAGCACGACATGGCCCTGGTCATGTCCGCCTCCGATCGGGTCACCGTCTTGGAGTACGGTCGCACCATCGCCCACGGCTTGCCCGCCGACGTGCAGCGCGATCCCCGTGTCGTCGAGGCCTACCTCGGTGCGGACGACGACGAGGTGCCCGCATGACCGCGCTCCTCGAAGTCAAGGATCTGGGCAGCCGTTACGGCCAAACGGACGCCGTGCGCGGCATCTCGTTCGATGTTCGCGCAGGCGAAATCGTCGCGCTTCTCGGCAGCAATGGCGCCGGAAAAAGCACCACCTTGCGCACCATCACGGGCCTGCACCGCCCCGTCTCCGGCACCGTGCGGTTCGATGGCGCGGACATCACGCGCACCAAGGCGCACGACATCGTGGCCCGCGGCTTGGGCCACGTGCCCGAGGGCCGGCGCATCTTCGCGAACCTCACCGTCGCGGAAAATCTGCTGCTCGGTGGGTACCTCGATCGCCGCCATCGTGCCACCGTCGAAGAGCGGCGCGAGGCCATGTACAAACTTTTCCCGCGCCTCGGCGAGCGCCGCGAGCAACTCGCCGGCCTCATGTCCGGCGGCGAGCAACAGATGCTCGCCATTGCCCGCGCGCTCATGAACCAGCCGAAACTGCTCGCCCTGGACGAACCGACGATGGGGCTCGCCCCCATCGTGGCCAAGCAAATGATGAGCGTCGTGCGCGATATCCGCGACCGCGGCACCACGGTGTTGCTCGTCGAACAGAGCGCACGCCTCGCCCTGCGCCTCGCCGATCGCGCCTACGTCCTCGTGGCCGGCGAGATTACCCTGCATGGGTCCGCTGCGGATTTGTCCAAGGATCCGCGGGTCCACGCCGCCTACCTTGGCGGAGATCCACGGAAGTCGCTCTAGCCTGGCCTTTCGCGAAAGCCGCGAAACACGCGCGCACACTGAGGCAAAATTTGCCGCCCTCGCAACGCACTGCATGCGGCCTCTTCCACGTTGCGTCGAGAATTTCGCACCGTCGCGGACTCAGCTGGTAACGGTCCAGATTGTGCCATTCATCCAAGTTGGGGGAGGCGATTGAAGGAGATAGCCCAATGTCTGCGAGCTTGATCGAGTTGCAAACGAGAATCGGTGAAGGCTTCCTGCGCATGCAGGCTTTGCGTGACGACATCCGAGAGCGCCTGAATGCCGGCGGCATGGAAGAATGGGTCGAATGGCAAAAGCTCGATGCCGAAGCCACCGCCTTCGAGCTCGGGGTCGAAGACATCACCGAAGACCTATGGCGCGTTCTCGCGACGCTCCTTTCCAAATTATCGAAGCTGCGTGACGACTTGTTCGACGCCGCAACGACGCCGAGCATGTCGCGCATCCTGCAATTGGAAGCGCCCCCGCCGGCGTTGTTGTATTCCGATGCGGTTTAGGCTCGCCGTTTCGCGCGGTGTTTGCGAACGCCGTGCACGCGTTCGCGTAGGCCGTCGAATTCTTCTTGGAGTCGTTGGAGCTCATCGTCGCTCATCGATTCGAGTGCGACGAGGCTGGTGCGGGCGTGACGGTTTGCGCGAATGAGCTCGTCGAGCTTCAAGTGAATGGCATGAGCATCTCGGTTTTGCGTATTCTGAATCAAAAATACCATTAGAAATGTGACGATGGTGGTGCCCGTGTTGATCACGAGCTGCCACGTGTCCGAAAAATGGAATAGCGGTCCGCTCACGGCCCACGCGATGACGATGGCGAGCGCGACGCAAAAGGTGGCGGGCCGCCCCACCGCTTCGGAAATGGTATGCGCAAATTTGTGAAAGAGATCTTTCATGGCAGCTGCTCCTTACGGGTTCGCATACGGCTGCACCGTGCATTGGTTGCACACCCCGCGCCGAGCAAGCGAGTTATTCGTTATCCGAGCTTCGCCACGAGCCGCTTGGGGGCAATGAGGCGATAGGCTTCTTCGACGAGCGCTTCGAGCTCTTTCCAATCGATCTTTTTGGCGTCGAGGTAAACTCCGACCCACCCTTTGTGGCCCACGTAGGGTGGGACGAAAAAGGTGTCCGGTTTCATCTCGACCAGCATGCCCTGGGCGCCGTCCGCAGCTTTGAACCACGCCGAAGGACGGCCACCCTCGTAATTGCCTTTTTGCATCACGAAAATGCGATCACGCACGCGCCACGTGGGATCGCCCCACGCTTCCTTTTCGGTGGCCTCCGGCAGCGCCAAACAGATGGCCCGGAGCCGTTCCACGGGTGACTTCTTCATGGCCCGACCTTGACCTCGTAATGGTGGGCCACCGTCTCGATCCGCGAGAGCAGCCGTTTCGCCTCCGGCTCGAACACGGGCGTGGCGTAATCCTTCCCGGCAAATGCGATGACGGCCTCCAGCGATTCGAAAAGGTTGATGACGACGAACTCCGTCTCCTCGGCGCCGTTGCTGCGCAAAACATAGCCGCCGCGGTAGCCTGCGATGGTTCGCAGGCCGGGCAGCACATGCTCGCGCAGCAGGTGCTCGTAGGCATCGGCATCCGCGGGCTTGGTCCATCCTCTCCAATGGCGAGCGATCATTCCATGGACTATAGTCCTGATTCGTACGGGATGCGCCCCACGCCCACGGAGGCGCGAAGCTTCGTGCCCGCGCCAACTTCCGCGATGGATCCGGCGAAGTAGACAGCGTCGGCGCCGAGGGCGATCGCGCCAACATCGGTCGCGGCGGCGCCTCCGCCGACGCTGGTGAACTTTTTACCGTCGAAGTAGAAGACGTTGCGGCCGCCGGTCTCGGGCCACACATAGCCGCTGGCGAAAAGGCTTCCATCGGGGAGCGCGAGCAGGGCGGTGAAGGTGTGCGTCGTTGCGCCGTACGGCTTGGGAATACCGTTTTCCGGGGTGGCGAGTTCGGTCCAGGCGGAGCCATCCCAGCGCGCGAGGATGCGCCGCGCCGCATTTTCCTTTTGCGTAGCGACGTAGATGCCGTCCTTCGTCGCGGCCAGCGCAGAGACCGCGTTGCCCGCGGTGCCTTCCCCGAGTGCGCTCCAGGTGCTGCCGTTCCACCGCGCAATGCGATTGGCCGCCAGCGCGCCCACGTGCTCGAAGACGCCGCCCACGACGACGTCGTAGCCGCCATCGTTCGCGTGCGGCGCGAAGGCAAGCCGGAAACCCGTGCGGTCGAGGCTATCGGCGCTCGGCACCACGAGCTTCGTCCCGTCCCACTTCGCCAAGAAGCCTTTTTCCCAGCTGCCGCCGGTGAGCCACAACGAGCCGTCGGGGGCGTACCCGAGGTCGACGATCGCGGGCAGCGGATCGTTCACGAGTCGCGTCCAGGCGCCGTTTTTCAACACGAGCACACGCCCCACGGGATCGGGCTCCGCCTGCTCGCTGCAGGCAAGGGTGATCGCCTCGTCTTTGCCGATGGCGATGCGATCGCAACGCGTCTTCGCGGGAAGGGGCGGCGCGGCGGAAACCCAGCCCGTCTCCGTGTAGCGCACCACCGGGGAGGTGAGCGGTTGCCCTCCCGCGTGGCTTGCCCGCGCGAGCCCATAGACGGTGCACGATGCGCTCGAAGACGCGAGCTCGAAGACCTCCCCCGAAATGCCCGCGCCCGACGTGCCGAGCGACTGCCACGCCTTGCCGTCGTACGCTGCAACGCTCTGCGACGGCACACCCGCCGCGCCGGCGAAGGCCCCGCCCATGAGCACGCGCGTGCCGTCCACGGCGAGCCGATGGCGCGGCATATCCCAAATGACATTCGCGTTCGGCTCGAAGCCGCAGCGCATCCAAGAGACCCAGTGCGAGGTCACCGGCTTCGTGCCATCGTCGAGCGACGTCCACGCGGTGCCGTCCCATTTGGCCATACCGTTCGACGCAATGCGGTTCGGCGAGTTCTCGCCGCCGTTGACGTGATCGAAGCAACCCGTCACGTAAAGGGCCCCGTCGTAGGGCAAAATGTGACTCACCACGCCCGTGCCGTACGTGTAGGCCACGCCATTCCCGACGACCTCCCACGCGGTGCCGTTCCATTTGGCGAAGCTCGCCGAGGCCTGGTTGGCCTGGTCCAGCGCAAACGATCCGCCCGCATAGAGCGTGCCGGATCCATCGCGCGCGATGGTCAAAGTGCGGAAGGATTCCTCCGGCATTTGGTACTTCGCACTCCAGGCTTTGCCGTCCCATTCGGCCACCAAGTGCGCCGTCACGCCGCCGATGATCCCGAATTGTCCGGCGACGAGAACGTGTCCATCGGAATTTGGCAGAATATCGAATACGTAATGGTCGGGATCGCCGCCCGGCGCACCGCTCCATTTGGCGCCGTCCCAAATGGCCAATCCTTTGGGGCCACCGTTTTCGAACTCCATTCCGCCGGCGACCCAGAGCTTTCCGTCGATCCATGCCAGGCGGCGGACGCGATTCGCATAGCGGCCCACGACCTGGAGGCCGGCGCCTTTGTCGACCCAGATTTCGTCGAGCTCC
It includes:
- a CDS encoding ABC transporter ATP-binding protein; protein product: MTALLEVKDLGSRYGQTDAVRGISFDVRAGEIVALLGSNGAGKSTTLRTITGLHRPVSGTVRFDGADITRTKAHDIVARGLGHVPEGRRIFANLTVAENLLLGGYLDRRHRATVEERREAMYKLFPRLGERREQLAGLMSGGEQQMLAIARALMNQPKLLALDEPTMGLAPIVAKQMMSVVRDIRDRGTTVLLVEQSARLALRLADRAYVLVAGEITLHGSAADLSKDPRVHAAYLGGDPRKSL
- a CDS encoding low affinity iron permease family protein, whose amino-acid sequence is MKDLFHKFAHTISEAVGRPATFCVALAIVIAWAVSGPLFHFSDTWQLVINTGTTIVTFLMVFLIQNTQNRDAHAIHLKLDELIRANRHARTSLVALESMSDDELQRLQEEFDGLRERVHGVRKHRAKRRA
- a CDS encoding branched-chain amino acid ABC transporter permease, which encodes MTDFLQYLVNGLTIGTFLALIALGYSMVYGVLRLINFAHGDVFMVGSFAGLAVLTGASSSAPATTALLIAGAVLAGSLVSGVLGVGIMRIAYAPLLRAPKISLLIGAIGVSFALEEAVKLLTHAGFRSYPHVLPQTMLLSGPVRISYSQVVLVLLALGLMFGLWAFITRTVRGTAMRALAMDSDAARLMGIDVERVVLTTFFIGSVLAGTAGVMYGLYYTQINFAVGFLVGLRAFTAAVLGGIGNMVGAAVAGILIGLVQSFAAGYVSSRWADVIIFGVLIGALVLRPHGLFGERVAERV
- a CDS encoding MmcQ/YjbR family DNA-binding protein, which encodes MKKSPVERLRAICLALPEATEKEAWGDPTWRVRDRIFVMQKGNYEGGRPSAWFKAADGAQGMLVEMKPDTFFVPPYVGHKGWVGVYLDAKKIDWKELEALVEEAYRLIAPKRLVAKLG
- a CDS encoding ATP-binding cassette domain-containing protein, with the translated sequence MNDLRRQALIWAALLVAAGISVQFLSDYAVTVFATILIYGILGLGINVVVGYAGLLDLGFAAFYAIGAYTSALLMLKCGWGFWGTLPVSVAVAAGAGAIIGYPTLRLRSDYLAIVTLGFGEITRITVTNLDITGGPNGLTGVPLISVFSHELRGPEEFFYLVLAFFAAVLALSLLLGRSRLAYAWRAIRQDENAAEAVGVRTVRAKMLAYVIAAGIGSIAGPLSAAQLGTVDPSNFTFLTSLFILLIVVIGGMGSLPGAMLGAVLVVALPEVLRSVQDYRNLVFALLLVGVVLVRPRGLWPARFRHMDPERGKDTTSPVRTSGTDPLLDVRGITRQFGGVTAVDNFDLTLKAGEIVSLIGPNGAGKTTTFNCITGIVPPTRGQVTLHGKALTGLPPHRVVEEGMARTFQGIRLFDEMTVAENVLLGGFARHPALVGHFGEGALLGPRPAELAVVRWCLDFVGLRALADRTAGTLSYGERRRVEIARALASGPFVVLLDEPAAGASPGEKQALMDLITRIRTLGVAVVLIEHDMALVMSASDRVTVLEYGRTIAHGLPADVQRDPRVVEAYLGADDDEVPA
- a CDS encoding branched-chain amino acid ABC transporter substrate-binding protein → MASWSRRMLVAHCVVALSGLAVSISACKKSGGDEGGPIKIGVPVPLSGDSASAGQDILAGAKVAAAEINEAGGIKGRKIEIVEADDACTPQQSAQAAQKLVNSGVVAAAGGYCSGAAVPAAPIFGRANVPFVLDASTNPVLTDDGQGKVFRTCGRDDRQGEFAAKFIVDTLHAKRVAILHDNTTYAKGLAEAAAASIKKNGQAEVAYLDALTSGQSDYTPVLTKIAGLKPDVLYFTGYFAEAGLLLKQRKQLGLTFQMVGGDATTDASALRTAGDTAEGFIATTAPLPTTLPSAADFVRRYKAMNNGGEPGPFSAYEYDAIKVLAKAIDKGGTTDLIKTLHGLEEQQGITGSIAFDDKGDRKTLNFIAVTVQGGKYTAYKP
- a CDS encoding glycoside hydrolase family 125 protein; the encoded protein is MTTTTTQDRRSFLKLGGFAAVASAAGCAENASSESTSISLAAVAARYDPKPVEPGPDGSYPSQRPPVGERRFVSQAVEDVIAKVKPRIRNRKLAWMFENCFPNTLDTTVFYSENGGTPDTFVITGDIEAMWQRDSSAQVWPYLPFVTEDEPLRKLISGVIRRHTKNILLDPYANAFNNGPTGGPWQSDLTDMKLELWERKYEIDSLCYPVRLAHEYWKITGDTSPFDSAWQKAATAIVSTLRAQQRKTSKGPYHFQRNTPTATDTAPGRGYGNPIKPVGLICSIFRPSDDATIYPFLIPANLFAVVALKQVSEIANEVLHDTALASSAWDLALEVERAVRRHAIALHERFGPMYAYEVDGFGNRLFMDDSNVPSLLALPYLGAVDARDGLYRATRQFALSTHNPYFFQGAAGEGIGGPHVGLDYIWPMAIIMRGLTSDDEGEIKTALDTLVRTDASTGVMHEAFHKDNANDFTRSWFAWGNTLFGEFVLKIAKERPHLL